In Microbulbifer elongatus, the DNA window CCATAACCGGTTTGTGGTGCCCGTTACCCTGGATGCGGGAGCAATAACCGGATTTCTGGTGCGTTTCGACTCGGAAGAAGCTGGTTTCGTGTTCCCCTCCATGCGTATCTGGAGCCCGGACGCGTTGAGCAAGTCCCATACCGGAGAAACCGCCGTACTGGCTTTTCTGTTTGGTGGTATTGCGCTGATATCCCTGTTCTCGCTGATCGTGGGGGTAACCACCGGTGATTCCAGTTTCTTTGCCTATTTCGTTTACGGCATCTCCAAGATCATTGCCTGGGGCACGATTCTCGGCTTTACCCATCAGTATGTGGTGCAGAATCATTTCCACTGGAGCTATATGTCGGCAGCGGGTGCCCTCAGTATTTTCTGTGGTGTGGTTTTTGATCGCCTGTTTCTACAGACCCACAAGTACACGCCACGTCTCGACTATCTTCTGCTGCTGATGATGGTTAACGCTGGTGTGCTATTGGTGAGTGCGCTGCTTCAGCTCAAGCAGGTTGCGTTGATCAGTATTACCCTGGCACTGCTGTTCTATCCGCTCATGACGTTTGTCGCGCTGGTGCGCTGGCGACAGGGCTCCAGTGAAGCGGCAGTATTTGCCATCGGCTGGACGCTGTTGCTCACCGGGCTCTTTTACCAGGCCTTGCGAGATCTGGGGCTGGTGGAACACAACCTGCTGAACTATTACCTGCCGCCACTGAGCTCCTTTGTGGAAATGGTCACCATCATGGCGGCAATGGGAATCAAGCTGCGCCGGGTACGTTTGCAGGGGTTGGAATCTGAGCGTCAGTACCGCCGCCACCTGGAGCAATCCAAGGTGAAGCTGGAGGGCCTGGTGCGCGCTCGTACCGAAGAACTTGAGAAGGCCAAGCAGCAGGCGGAAATGGAGGCGCGTACGGATCCCCTGACGGGAATACGCAACCGCCGCAGTTTCCTGGCCGAGGCCGAGCTGTGCCTCAAGCGGGCCTACCGGAAAGGAGAGCCGGTCAGCTTGCTGATGTTCGATATTGACCACTTCAAATCCATCAATGACAACCACGGTCATGGGATCGGCGATGAAGCCCTGCGGCAGTTCAGCCACACCATTCAGGCGAAGATCCGCGAAACCGATGTGTTCGGTCGCCTCGGCGGGGAAGAGTTTGCGTTGTTGATTACCGAGACCAGGCCGGACGCCCTGCACACTGCAGAGCGGCTGCGGGACAATATCGCAGGTATCCGACTCCCCAGTGGGGAAGAGGAGGTACAGTTCACCTCGAGTATCGGCGTTGCCTGCGCCCATCAGACGCAAACTCTGGAACAGCTGATGCGTGAAGCGGATGAAGCGCTATACGCAGCCAAGCAGGGGGGGGCGCGACCAGGTGGTGGAATACGCACAATCCAACGCGGACGCGCATGCCGCGTTGTCCAGGGAAGAGCCGCAGCCGGCCTGATACCGATCCGCATGGACCACTAGTCGTTGTGCAGACTGCGCTTCTGGCGTAGCGCCCGCACCTTGTCCGGGTGATCGGTAAACAGCCCGTCGACCTTTACCTCTTCCAGATAAAAACGCGCGAAATCTTCGAAGCTGTCAAAGCGCTCGGGTACCTGTCCGGGGTCAGCACGAAAAGTAAACGGGTGCACTTTGAGGCCCAACCGCTGCGCCTCGGCTACCAGGGTGTTGACCTGGCCATCTTGACCCAGCAGCATCGGGTGCCACGGTCCAATACCCACTGCATAGGTAGATATTTTCTGCAGGCCTGTGGGGGTGCGCATCCAGTCGTAATCGTAATTGGTCCATCCGCCATCCTCCGGCAGCCGCTTTTCCTCCCATTCTGTTTCCGCGATCAGCTGTACCAGTGGCAGATCCATCTCCAGCGCCGGCATAAGCTCTGCATGTATGCGCTGTAACTCCTCCGCATCGAATGCCTGCAGGAACACCTTATTGTCGCGGCCCGTGTAGCCATAGTGTTTCAACGTCTTCAGTACTGCCCGGGAAATATCTTTCCCTTCGTGTAAGTGGAACCAGGGCTTCTTGATTTCCGGGTAAATCCCCACACCGTAGCCGAGTGACTGATTCAGCCCCTGAATCAGTTCCAGTTCTTCCTCAAAAGTGGCCAGTTCGAAACGGGACTTCCACAGCGGGAAGCGCTGCTTGTACTGTGGCAGTGGGTTCCCAAGTACGGAAACAAAGGGGCCGGTAACCTGCAGTTGCTTCAGTTCTTCAAGAGTGAAATCAATGGTATAGAAGTGGCCATCCTCACGGGCCCGTCCGGGGAACAGGTCGCGCACATTGGTGACATTATCGAGATAGATATCGTGCATCACGATCAGATGGTCATCTTTGCTCAGGACCAGATCCTGTTCGATATAGTCCGCGCGCATCGCGTAGGCCAGAGTTTTGGCTTCCAGGGTGTGCTCTGGTAAGTATCCGGAAGCCCCGCGGTGTGCGATGACAACAGGACTCCTGATCTCGCTGACGGATACCGTCGAAGCCAGGCAGAGCAGGGTGGTGATCAGCAGGGAGAAGGTGGGGCGCATGGCAGATTCAGGCGTGATAAATTTGCCCAAACATACCGCGAGTCGGGAGCCGGTAATATTAAAAAATGATGACAATGTGGGCGAGGCGGTCTGGTGAGGCGAACTCGCGGTCAAGCACACTCGGGTGCTTGACCGCTTGTCATAGGGATGGCGGCTGGTTGTGGCCGGCTACTGAACGATCTTGATCCACTCCCCGGGCTTGGGCTCGCCTCGCGGATAATAGCCATTTAACAGTCGAAGTTGTTCCTCGGCGTATTCACCAATTTCCATGTGTCGCGCCAGGGAAGAGAAGGTGGTTTTCTCGTTGGCCTGTACATAGCGCACCCGTTTGATATCGGGTTTTACAACATCGGTTTTCCGCAATGGACGGAAGCTGCGGATGCTGGTCAGAAACAGGTCGTCGTATGCGGCAACGGCTTTTTCATCATCGGTAGGCTTGGCAATCTTGCCTTCGAGTATGTATTGCCGGCTGCCGTAAAACAGTACCGCCACCCGGTCTGGTGATTCCGCATTGCGTTCGGGCAGCTTGCCCGTATGACCCTCAAGACGGTACTGCTGCAGTGCTTCGTCCTGCTCCAGGCTGCGCACGTCGTATACCCCGCGCAGTGCCATGTCAGCGGGCTGGTTTCCGTCACGTTTCGCCACTTTAATGGTGATAC includes these proteins:
- a CDS encoding sensor domain-containing diguanylate cyclase — protein: MTAPQVHTAAFSLRTCRWPHWQWRCAPALVLMLLMAMCGISVQASTVVAVGAGEAGGQRTGQSAVWHDPSGDAGLQAAITALQAGQFKPLASAGSTGLKKGSYWSFFELHNTRQQPLPLRLEYVDHQLIRLRAYVRDAGTGGEFREIADQAMGEPFARRPVFHNRFVVPVTLDAGAITGFLVRFDSEEAGFVFPSMRIWSPDALSKSHTGETAVLAFLFGGIALISLFSLIVGVTTGDSSFFAYFVYGISKIIAWGTILGFTHQYVVQNHFHWSYMSAAGALSIFCGVVFDRLFLQTHKYTPRLDYLLLLMMVNAGVLLVSALLQLKQVALISITLALLFYPLMTFVALVRWRQGSSEAAVFAIGWTLLLTGLFYQALRDLGLVEHNLLNYYLPPLSSFVEMVTIMAAMGIKLRRVRLQGLESERQYRRHLEQSKVKLEGLVRARTEELEKAKQQAEMEARTDPLTGIRNRRSFLAEAELCLKRAYRKGEPVSLLMFDIDHFKSINDNHGHGIGDEALRQFSHTIQAKIRETDVFGRLGGEEFALLITETRPDALHTAERLRDNIAGIRLPSGEEEVQFTSSIGVACAHQTQTLEQLMREADEALYAAKQGGARPGGGIRTIQRGRACRVVQGRAAAGLIPIRMDH
- the glpQ gene encoding glycerophosphodiester phosphodiesterase, encoding MRPTFSLLITTLLCLASTVSVSEIRSPVVIAHRGASGYLPEHTLEAKTLAYAMRADYIEQDLVLSKDDHLIVMHDIYLDNVTNVRDLFPGRAREDGHFYTIDFTLEELKQLQVTGPFVSVLGNPLPQYKQRFPLWKSRFELATFEEELELIQGLNQSLGYGVGIYPEIKKPWFHLHEGKDISRAVLKTLKHYGYTGRDNKVFLQAFDAEELQRIHAELMPALEMDLPLVQLIAETEWEEKRLPEDGGWTNYDYDWMRTPTGLQKISTYAVGIGPWHPMLLGQDGQVNTLVAEAQRLGLKVHPFTFRADPGQVPERFDSFEDFARFYLEEVKVDGLFTDHPDKVRALRQKRSLHND